From Pseudomonas sp. stari2, a single genomic window includes:
- a CDS encoding ferredoxin, with product MAEIKTIDGVDTHPDWSHVPAHARHVFLCTGPRCTQRGALQLWKTLRRHLLAHDRIETPGGVLLTRTHCQFPCNLGPVMTVYPETCWYGVRSHADAQRLVEVHLVGGEVVEDLLIKERS from the coding sequence ATGGCTGAAATCAAAACCATCGACGGCGTCGACACGCACCCGGACTGGTCGCATGTTCCCGCCCATGCCCGCCACGTATTCCTCTGCACCGGCCCGCGCTGCACCCAGCGCGGCGCCTTGCAGCTATGGAAAACCCTGCGTCGGCACTTGCTGGCCCATGACCGCATCGAGACCCCCGGCGGCGTTTTGCTGACCCGCACGCACTGTCAATTCCCGTGCAACCTGGGGCCGGTCATGACGGTGTATCCGGAGACCTGCTGGTATGGCGTGCGCAGCCACGCGGATGCGCAACGGCTGGTCGAAGTGCACCTGGTGGGCGGCGAGGTGGTCGAGGATCTGTTGATCAAGGAGCGCTCATGA
- a CDS encoding LysR family transcriptional regulator — MISDPGTPTLDQLRVFLTVVEVGSFAAAARKLHRATSVISYSIANLEMQLGVTLFDRETTRKPQLTDAGRTVLAEARTIANGVHGLRAKVKGLLQGLEAEVHVVLDVMLPAERVVDALKSFREEFPTVALHLHIEALGAVTELVINRGAVVGVSGPMNDGINGIEKIGIGSVELIPVAAPNHPLATAEGNVPGAGREHTQLVLSDRSQLTKDKEFAVLSNRTWRLADLGAKHMLLREGIGWGNMPRPMIQEDLDTGRLVQLDLPEYTSGQYTFDAIYRTDVPPGPAARWLIERFVQQNTREA; from the coding sequence ATGATCTCCGACCCAGGCACACCGACACTCGATCAACTGCGGGTCTTTCTTACCGTCGTCGAAGTCGGCAGTTTTGCCGCCGCGGCGCGCAAGCTCCACCGGGCGACCTCGGTCATCAGCTACTCGATTGCCAATCTCGAAATGCAACTGGGCGTCACCCTCTTCGATCGTGAAACCACCCGCAAACCGCAACTCACCGACGCCGGCCGCACTGTGCTGGCCGAAGCCCGGACCATCGCCAACGGCGTGCATGGCTTGCGCGCCAAGGTCAAAGGCCTGCTGCAGGGGCTGGAAGCCGAAGTGCATGTCGTACTCGACGTAATGTTGCCCGCCGAGCGCGTGGTGGATGCGCTGAAATCCTTTCGCGAGGAATTCCCCACTGTTGCCCTGCATCTGCACATTGAAGCGCTCGGCGCCGTGACTGAGTTGGTAATCAATCGCGGCGCGGTGGTTGGCGTCAGCGGCCCGATGAATGACGGCATCAACGGCATCGAAAAAATCGGCATCGGCAGCGTCGAGCTGATTCCGGTGGCGGCGCCGAATCACCCGTTGGCGACCGCTGAAGGCAATGTTCCGGGTGCCGGGCGCGAGCACACGCAACTGGTGCTGTCGGATCGCTCGCAACTGACCAAAGACAAGGAATTCGCTGTGCTGAGCAACCGCACCTGGCGCCTGGCGGACCTGGGTGCCAAGCACATGCTGCTGCGCGAGGGCATCGGCTGGGGCAACATGCCCCGGCCGATGATCCAGGAAGATCTGGATACCGGCCGACTGGTGCAACTGGATCTGCCGGAATACACCAGCGGGCAATACACCTTCGACGCGATCTACCGCACCGATGTGCCACCGGGGCCGGCGGCGCGGTGGTTGATCGAGCGTTTCGTTCAGCAGAATACGCGCGAGGCTTGA
- a CDS encoding TonB-dependent receptor plug domain-containing protein: MIRPFNTPAPSLLFGCLFSPLLLADDAPLELTQQIVSAPSVESTTVADMAQFGSKVEVVTREQIERAGPSADVTRVMQMFIPGLYVAPKNGPFDYGTYSLLGGRNDDTLILLDGVRLNNRLYGGLYLDTLPANAIERIEVLKGGQSLLFGTQAVSGVINIVTRSPQSRKASGEVNMGVDTFGGTTEDARVENIFTNGFGDLGLLAYVSHNVSDGYQPFRNRDIKNDSEKKRAYEVTTFGGKAIQSFGDDARLELFYQYADANLDFARPVDNHKTTNDRIQQIATATFEQNVNERLSYFVKGHINDWDTRYTRINNTSDGGVKTINHNDYWGFTDWGVQAEGKAELPGGHVLVFGTDNQWFKGQDDVLIIDNDKAEAHALYTQMRPQIDALPDWHPSIGIRHEAMSGGDSATIGMLTSLYDLNEHWALRGQYGTAYKLPNAEQLFVNEPGDELGNRNLKPEKSRNAELGLDYKGLLLDREFSASVTLFKRKIDDLITLDDIQWVNGQGRIQMRGFEADAKLALNAQWSLQADMTRNLTESRAGVTLNDVPSFFARSRIGYESVDRMWGAGSAIRYIRDVISSKQVEYGHYSVVDADAYRYLDGAHQHRLSLLVENLFDRDYVTSRSSNVDNLGRPFTSEVRYTYRF; this comes from the coding sequence ATGATTCGACCTTTCAACACTCCGGCTCCATCCCTGTTGTTCGGCTGCCTGTTCAGCCCCCTGCTGCTGGCGGATGATGCACCGCTCGAACTCACCCAGCAAATCGTTTCCGCGCCGTCGGTGGAGTCCACCACGGTGGCGGACATGGCGCAGTTCGGCAGCAAGGTCGAGGTCGTCACCCGTGAGCAGATCGAACGCGCCGGCCCCAGCGCCGATGTCACCCGCGTCATGCAGATGTTCATTCCCGGCCTGTACGTCGCGCCGAAAAACGGCCCGTTCGACTACGGCACCTATTCGCTGCTGGGTGGGCGCAACGATGACACGCTGATCCTGCTCGACGGCGTGCGCCTGAACAATCGCCTGTACGGCGGCCTGTATCTGGACACCCTGCCGGCCAACGCCATCGAACGCATCGAAGTGCTCAAGGGTGGGCAAAGTCTGTTGTTCGGCACCCAGGCCGTGTCCGGCGTGATCAACATCGTCACTCGTAGCCCGCAAAGTCGCAAAGCCTCCGGCGAAGTGAACATGGGCGTGGATACATTCGGCGGCACCACCGAGGATGCGCGGGTCGAGAACATCTTCACCAACGGTTTCGGCGACCTGGGCTTGCTGGCCTACGTCAGCCATAACGTCTCGGACGGCTATCAGCCGTTTCGCAATCGCGACATCAAGAACGACAGCGAAAAGAAGCGCGCCTACGAAGTCACCACCTTCGGCGGCAAGGCGATTCAGTCCTTTGGCGATGACGCGCGCCTGGAACTGTTCTACCAGTACGCTGACGCCAACCTCGACTTCGCCCGCCCGGTGGACAACCACAAGACCACCAACGACCGTATCCAGCAGATCGCCACGGCGACCTTTGAACAGAACGTCAACGAACGCCTGAGCTACTTCGTCAAAGGCCATATCAACGACTGGGATACCCGCTACACGCGCATCAACAACACGTCCGATGGCGGTGTAAAAACCATCAACCACAACGACTATTGGGGCTTCACCGACTGGGGTGTGCAGGCCGAAGGCAAGGCCGAATTGCCCGGCGGCCATGTGCTGGTGTTCGGCACGGACAACCAATGGTTCAAGGGCCAGGACGATGTGCTGATCATCGACAATGACAAGGCTGAAGCCCACGCGCTCTATACTCAAATGCGCCCGCAGATCGACGCCCTGCCCGACTGGCATCCGAGCATCGGTATTCGTCACGAAGCCATGAGCGGCGGCGACAGCGCAACGATCGGCATGCTCACTTCGTTGTATGACCTCAATGAACACTGGGCACTGCGCGGCCAGTACGGCACCGCCTACAAACTGCCGAACGCCGAGCAACTGTTCGTCAACGAACCGGGCGACGAGTTGGGCAACCGCAACCTGAAACCAGAGAAAAGTCGCAACGCCGAACTCGGCCTCGACTACAAAGGCTTGCTGCTCGATCGCGAGTTCAGCGCCAGCGTCACCCTGTTCAAACGCAAGATCGATGACCTGATTACTCTCGACGACATTCAGTGGGTCAATGGCCAGGGGCGGATACAGATGCGTGGTTTCGAGGCGGACGCAAAACTGGCGCTCAACGCGCAATGGAGCCTGCAAGCGGACATGACCCGCAACCTCACCGAGTCGCGTGCCGGCGTCACACTCAACGATGTTCCGAGCTTCTTCGCTCGTTCCCGCATCGGTTACGAGTCGGTTGACCGGATGTGGGGCGCCGGCAGTGCGATCCGCTATATCCGCGATGTGATCAGCTCGAAGCAGGTCGAGTACGGCCATTACTCCGTGGTGGATGCCGACGCTTATCGCTATCTCGACGGTGCCCATCAGCATCGCCTGAGCCTGCTGGTGGAAAACCTGTTCGACCGCGACTACGTCACCAGCCGTTCGAGCAACGTCGACAACCTCGGACGGCCGTTCACCTCCGAAGTGCGCTACACGTACCGTTTCTGA
- a CDS encoding DHA2 family efflux MFS transporter permease subunit, translated as MNTSTADARALRFVALLATYMQSANLPLPNAALRLIQGSLSMSDDQAGWIFTSYLAASAITLPVAQWLAGRFGLKRVYQIALAAFALGLWLGTLADTPLEFIGARILQGLASGVIAPLSMAIALETLPAERRPAFGPKWTALVLFGIVSGPSIGGLICEYFDWRPMFYLSLPLTAYIFMVVTLLLAEKKANPRPTFDFFGFGSFTVSMIGLQMLLDRGERLDWFDSPEIWIEALACALGTYLFIVHALTRKAHFLSKGLFGDRNFMLSTAMFFALGFVLLSTMALTSPMLDEILGYPPDTTGLLTVPRGIGLVGAFLLMGRAPTWIDSRLFVATGIALVVYANWLMLGYSPLMDWTPVAVTGFIQGVGLGILMPALSKTAFSTLDPKLRPEATGFFNLMRVYGSTLGVAVVQIFFFNNTQAMHSALASHLTPYRGSMPTSLPALEGFNHLVTHQAAFIAVMGQFKILMLAMLVVSPLVMFLRKPVAAN; from the coding sequence ATGAACACCTCAACAGCAGACGCCCGGGCGCTGAGGTTTGTCGCCCTGCTCGCCACCTACATGCAGTCGGCCAACCTGCCGTTGCCGAACGCCGCACTGCGCCTGATTCAGGGCAGCCTGTCGATGAGTGACGATCAGGCTGGATGGATTTTTACGTCCTATCTGGCAGCGAGCGCGATCACCCTGCCGGTCGCGCAATGGCTGGCCGGGCGCTTCGGTTTGAAGCGGGTTTACCAGATTGCACTTGCTGCATTCGCCCTCGGCTTGTGGCTCGGCACACTGGCCGACACGCCGCTGGAATTCATCGGCGCCCGCATCCTGCAAGGTCTGGCCAGCGGTGTGATCGCGCCGTTGTCCATGGCCATTGCGCTGGAAACGTTACCCGCTGAGCGCCGCCCCGCGTTCGGCCCGAAATGGACGGCGCTGGTGCTGTTCGGCATCGTCAGCGGCCCAAGCATTGGCGGTCTGATCTGCGAGTATTTCGACTGGCGCCCGATGTTCTACCTCAGCCTGCCGCTGACGGCGTACATCTTCATGGTGGTGACGTTGCTGCTGGCCGAGAAGAAAGCAAACCCTCGTCCGACGTTCGATTTCTTCGGTTTCGGCAGCTTCACCGTCAGCATGATCGGCCTGCAGATGCTGCTTGATCGGGGCGAACGGCTGGATTGGTTCGACTCGCCGGAAATATGGATCGAAGCACTGGCCTGCGCCCTCGGCACGTACTTGTTCATCGTCCATGCACTCACCCGCAAGGCGCATTTTCTCAGCAAAGGATTGTTCGGCGACCGCAACTTCATGTTGTCGACAGCGATGTTTTTCGCCCTCGGTTTCGTGTTGCTGTCGACCATGGCGCTGACCTCGCCGATGCTCGACGAAATACTCGGCTACCCGCCGGACACCACGGGGCTTCTGACCGTCCCGCGTGGTATCGGACTGGTGGGCGCGTTCCTGCTGATGGGGCGTGCGCCAACATGGATTGATTCCCGGCTGTTCGTCGCCACTGGCATCGCGCTGGTGGTCTACGCCAATTGGCTGATGCTCGGTTACTCACCGCTGATGGACTGGACGCCCGTGGCCGTCACCGGGTTCATCCAGGGCGTCGGCCTCGGCATCTTGATGCCGGCGCTCAGCAAAACAGCGTTCAGCACCCTCGACCCGAAACTGCGCCCGGAAGCCACCGGTTTCTTCAACCTGATGCGGGTCTACGGCAGCACCCTCGGCGTGGCCGTGGTGCAGATCTTTTTCTTCAACAACACCCAGGCGATGCACTCGGCGTTGGCCAGCCACCTGACGCCCTATCGTGGCTCGATGCCGACCTCGTTGCCGGCGCTTGAAGGGTTCAACCATCTGGTCACCCATCAAGCGGCGTTCATCGCGGTGATGGGTCAATTCAAGATTCTGATGCTGGCGATGCTCGTGGTGAGCCCGCTGGTGATGTTCCTGCGCAAGCCCGTTGCGGCCAACTGA
- a CDS encoding aldo/keto reductase: MTYEAFHDELRDTRLPLNNGAGSMPAVGFGTLFRDLSTTTEAVKCALETGFRHFDCAERYRNEAQIGVAFQQTFAAGQIRREDVFVTTKLWNTNHRPERVKPAFEASCQRLQVDYIDCYLIHTPFAFLPGDDQDPRDAFGHVIYDGETRLIDTWRALESLVDEGRCKSIGLSDITLDALKEIVAVARIKPAVVQIESHPYLPEWEMLEFCKSHGIILLAFAPLGHGMEPNVLEDSVLTGIARHVQKTPAQVALAWAVQRGAAFLTTSANPGRIQENFDIATLPHRAMHEIKEEITTRIRFNSVVETGVPGFIPRKK; this comes from the coding sequence ATGACTTACGAAGCCTTTCACGATGAACTTCGCGACACCCGATTGCCGCTGAACAACGGCGCCGGCTCGATGCCGGCGGTGGGATTCGGCACGCTGTTTCGTGATTTGAGCACCACCACCGAAGCGGTCAAATGTGCGCTGGAAACCGGTTTTCGCCATTTCGACTGCGCCGAGCGTTATCGCAACGAAGCGCAGATTGGCGTGGCGTTCCAACAGACCTTCGCCGCCGGCCAGATCCGCCGGGAAGACGTGTTCGTCACCACCAAACTGTGGAACACCAACCACCGTCCCGAACGCGTAAAACCGGCGTTTGAAGCCAGTTGCCAGCGGCTGCAAGTCGACTATATCGACTGCTACTTGATCCACACGCCATTCGCCTTTCTGCCTGGCGACGATCAAGACCCTCGGGATGCTTTTGGACATGTGATCTACGATGGCGAAACCCGCCTGATCGACACCTGGCGCGCCCTCGAAAGTCTGGTGGATGAAGGACGTTGCAAGTCCATCGGACTCTCGGACATCACCCTCGACGCGCTGAAGGAAATCGTCGCCGTTGCGCGAATCAAACCGGCAGTGGTACAGATCGAATCCCACCCGTACCTACCCGAATGGGAGATGCTGGAATTCTGCAAGTCGCACGGCATTATCCTGCTTGCGTTCGCACCGCTGGGGCATGGCATGGAGCCGAATGTGCTCGAGGATTCGGTGCTTACCGGGATTGCTCGGCACGTACAGAAAACCCCGGCGCAAGTGGCACTGGCCTGGGCGGTGCAACGTGGTGCGGCGTTTTTGACGACCTCGGCGAACCCGGGTCGGATTCAGGAAAACTTCGACATCGCGACCCTGCCGCATCGGGCAATGCACGAAATCAAGGAAGAGATCACGACGCGGATTCGCTTCAACTCGGTGGTCGAGACTGGCGTGCCCGGTTTCATCCCCCGCAAGAAATGA
- a CDS encoding HlyD family secretion protein, whose product MTQPFDLAAAQISAHPADAPAKKPLKQKLRPLLMGGIPALFAAIGYGQYVANEPFVSTDNAYARVAKASINARISGQVVEIAVDDNQPVQKGQVLFRIDPKPLQIAVDRAEAQLGSARLRIDGLKASYRQQQAELQSAKASADFDQKEFARKKTLVATEFVSRAVYERAETDLKVSRQHIASIEQQIASTVVALNGNPDIAIDSHPTVREAKAQLDEAQLYLSYATVTAPDDGIVAKVDDLQVGNYVNNGAPAFALISDREIWVEANFRETQLTHMRPGQPATITLDTYPDRQFKAHVISMSPGAGADFALLPPENATGNWVKVVQRVPVRLELDEADPALPLFSGTSATVKVDTGHRTPWWHPLKSLLSAGNS is encoded by the coding sequence ATGACTCAGCCATTCGATCTCGCCGCCGCACAAATCAGTGCCCACCCGGCTGACGCACCAGCGAAAAAACCGCTCAAGCAGAAGCTGCGACCGCTGCTGATGGGCGGCATCCCCGCCCTCTTCGCCGCGATTGGCTACGGCCAATACGTCGCCAACGAGCCCTTCGTTTCCACCGATAACGCCTATGCCCGCGTCGCCAAAGCGTCGATCAACGCACGCATTTCCGGGCAAGTGGTGGAGATCGCCGTCGACGACAACCAACCGGTGCAAAAAGGCCAGGTGCTGTTTCGCATCGACCCCAAGCCGTTGCAGATCGCCGTCGACCGCGCCGAAGCTCAGCTTGGCAGTGCTCGCCTGCGCATCGACGGCCTCAAGGCCAGCTATCGCCAGCAACAGGCTGAATTGCAATCGGCCAAGGCTTCGGCGGATTTCGACCAGAAAGAGTTCGCCCGCAAGAAAACCCTGGTCGCCACCGAGTTCGTTTCGCGGGCCGTTTACGAACGCGCCGAAACCGACTTGAAAGTTTCGCGCCAGCACATCGCATCCATCGAGCAACAGATCGCCAGCACCGTCGTCGCGTTGAACGGCAACCCGGACATCGCCATCGACAGCCACCCGACCGTACGCGAAGCCAAGGCCCAGCTCGACGAAGCGCAGCTGTATCTGTCCTATGCGACCGTCACCGCGCCAGACGATGGCATCGTTGCCAAGGTCGATGATTTGCAGGTCGGCAACTACGTCAACAACGGCGCACCGGCGTTCGCTTTGATTTCCGATCGGGAAATCTGGGTGGAAGCCAACTTCCGCGAAACGCAACTGACGCACATGCGCCCCGGCCAGCCGGCGACCATCACCCTCGATACCTACCCGGATCGTCAGTTCAAGGCGCACGTCATCAGCATGAGCCCCGGCGCCGGTGCCGACTTCGCCCTGCTGCCGCCGGAAAACGCCACCGGCAACTGGGTGAAGGTGGTGCAGCGGGTGCCGGTTCGCCTGGAGCTGGACGAGGCCGATCCTGCCCTGCCGCTGTTTTCCGGCACCAGCGCCACGGTCAAGGTCGATACAGGGCACCGCACGCCGTGGTGGCATCCGCTCAAGTCGCTGTTGTCCGCCGGTAACTCGTGA
- a CDS encoding efflux transporter outer membrane subunit encodes MKASMRFTPLAMMVMLSACTVGPDFQRPDASQSQHYDQAAEQHFDMGKRVNGDWWSAFRSPKLDQVVRRAIDGNLELVAADATIRQAASSVAAAEGALYPQVDFGASAGRQRTHNGPEPTASNFYAIGPRVAFDLDAFGGNKRRVEEQQALTDLQKHRYEAAYLTLTGDVASQALLLASANAQIQAVQTLLVNDTKNLDLVRRAQASGTTTRIDVSLAETRLAQDRTLLPPLAQQRDAARHALSILAGKGPADWIAPDFTLDEFALPSNIPVSLPSEMARTRPDILQAESELHIASAAVGVATANLYPRIELSASLAQAASGNGGAALWGFAAGLTAPIFNGGTLKAEREGAVEGYNASLARYRQTVIQSFGQVADTLQALNHGAEQNLAQDDALHAADTSLRLNQQAYAQGENSLLQVLEAERAYQQALLGQIQVKTARYLDSVRLFVALGGNSVGVFDQKVAMRETSKSL; translated from the coding sequence ATGAAAGCTTCTATGCGCTTCACCCCGCTGGCGATGATGGTGATGTTGTCCGCCTGCACCGTCGGCCCTGATTTCCAACGGCCTGACGCGAGTCAATCACAGCATTACGATCAAGCCGCCGAACAGCATTTCGACATGGGCAAACGCGTCAACGGCGACTGGTGGTCGGCGTTCCGCTCGCCAAAACTCGATCAGGTTGTGCGCCGCGCCATCGACGGTAACCTCGAACTGGTGGCCGCCGACGCGACCATTCGCCAGGCGGCATCTTCGGTTGCAGCGGCGGAAGGTGCGCTGTATCCGCAGGTGGATTTCGGCGCCTCGGCTGGTCGTCAACGCACTCACAACGGGCCGGAACCAACCGCTTCGAACTTCTATGCCATCGGCCCACGAGTCGCTTTCGATCTGGACGCATTCGGCGGCAACAAGCGTCGGGTCGAAGAGCAGCAGGCGCTGACCGATCTGCAAAAGCATCGCTACGAGGCCGCCTACCTGACCTTGACCGGCGACGTCGCCAGTCAGGCGTTGTTGCTCGCTTCTGCCAATGCGCAGATTCAGGCCGTGCAAACGTTGTTGGTCAATGACACGAAAAACCTCGACCTGGTGCGCAGGGCGCAGGCAAGCGGCACGACCACGCGGATCGATGTGTCGCTGGCCGAAACTCGCCTCGCTCAGGATCGCACGCTGCTGCCGCCCCTCGCCCAGCAGCGCGATGCGGCGCGACACGCGTTGTCGATTCTGGCCGGCAAAGGCCCGGCGGACTGGATTGCGCCGGACTTTACCCTCGATGAATTCGCCTTGCCGTCGAACATCCCGGTCAGCCTGCCGTCGGAAATGGCCCGCACCCGGCCGGACATCCTGCAAGCCGAATCCGAACTGCACATCGCCAGCGCGGCGGTGGGTGTGGCGACCGCCAACCTCTATCCCCGCATCGAGTTGTCCGCCTCTTTGGCGCAAGCCGCGTCGGGCAATGGCGGTGCTGCACTTTGGGGATTCGCCGCCGGGCTGACTGCGCCAATCTTCAATGGCGGCACGCTCAAGGCTGAACGCGAAGGCGCGGTCGAGGGCTACAACGCGTCACTCGCTCGCTATCGACAGACGGTGATTCAGTCCTTCGGCCAGGTCGCGGACACCTTGCAGGCGCTCAATCACGGCGCCGAACAAAACCTCGCCCAGGACGACGCCTTGCACGCCGCCGACACCAGCCTGCGCTTGAACCAACAGGCTTACGCCCAAGGCGAAAACAGCCTGCTGCAAGTGCTCGAGGCCGAGCGCGCCTACCAACAAGCGCTGCTCGGGCAGATTCAGGTGAAGACCGCGCGTTATCTCGACTCGGTGCGCCTGTTCGTGGCGCTGGGCGGCAACTCGGTGGGTGTCTTCGATCAGAAAGTCGCTATGCGCGAAACCTCAAAATCTCTTTAA
- a CDS encoding DoxX family protein, translated as MATSANIAQATAVQNASDTKQASAALIGRVLLSVIFILSGFSKLAAPAMMIGYIGSVGLPLPQVALALAIIVEIGGGLALIAGYRTRTVAAVLAAFSVVTALAFHNALADQNQFIHFFKNIAMAGGLLQVVAFGAGRFSLDARRR; from the coding sequence ATGGCTACTTCTGCAAACATCGCTCAAGCAACTGCTGTACAGAACGCTTCCGACACCAAACAAGCCTCGGCTGCCTTGATCGGCCGTGTCTTGCTCAGCGTGATTTTCATCCTCTCCGGTTTTTCCAAACTCGCCGCGCCGGCCATGATGATCGGCTACATCGGCTCGGTCGGGCTGCCGCTGCCGCAAGTGGCGCTGGCTTTGGCAATCATCGTCGAAATCGGTGGTGGCCTGGCGCTGATCGCCGGCTACCGCACTCGCACCGTCGCCGCTGTGCTGGCCGCGTTCAGCGTGGTCACCGCACTGGCCTTCCACAATGCGCTGGCTGACCAGAACCAGTTCATCCACTTCTTCAAGAACATCGCCATGGCCGGCGGCCTGTTGCAAGTCGTGGCCTTCGGTGCCGGTCGCTTCAGCCTCGACGCCCGTCGCCGCTGA
- a CDS encoding DUF2790 domain-containing protein, with product MNFKKIALVLMLGSFGAHAYADTAEANNTPVETYSYATKLDIAHVISISEPANECAPSPVQMTYEDSYGEQHVLQYQVMGSGCSNG from the coding sequence ATGAACTTCAAGAAAATCGCACTGGTTTTAATGCTTGGCAGCTTTGGCGCGCACGCCTATGCGGACACTGCCGAGGCCAATAACACCCCGGTCGAGACCTACAGTTATGCGACCAAATTGGACATCGCGCACGTCATCTCGATCTCCGAACCTGCCAATGAATGTGCACCGTCGCCGGTTCAGATGACCTACGAAGATTCCTACGGTGAACAACACGTTCTGCAGTATCAAGTGATGGGCAGTGGTTGTTCCAACGGTTGA
- a CDS encoding TetR/AcrR family transcriptional regulator translates to MAQNKPTEGKGRGRPRAYDPQTALQQALGVFWNTGYSAASLDSIATAAGMNRPSLYAAFGDKHALYIKALDQYWETAHAAMQAALNDSNLTLEQALTGFYEGQLAIYFSGDGQPRGCFAIGTATTEAVEDPEIRKVLSLRLSQLDADLEARLQKALDTGELKPDTDLAALAMLASSLLHSISIRARAGKSREELTAQARNAVSVICG, encoded by the coding sequence ATGGCACAAAATAAACCGACAGAAGGAAAAGGCCGTGGCCGCCCGCGTGCCTACGACCCGCAAACCGCGCTGCAACAGGCGCTTGGCGTGTTCTGGAATACCGGTTATTCGGCTGCTTCACTGGACAGCATCGCCACCGCCGCCGGCATGAATCGCCCCAGCCTGTACGCCGCGTTCGGCGACAAACATGCGCTCTACATCAAGGCACTCGACCAATATTGGGAAACCGCCCACGCCGCGATGCAGGCTGCTTTGAACGACAGCAACCTGACTCTGGAGCAGGCGCTGACCGGTTTTTACGAAGGGCAATTGGCAATCTACTTTTCCGGTGATGGCCAGCCCCGTGGTTGTTTCGCGATCGGCACGGCGACTACTGAAGCCGTCGAAGACCCTGAAATCCGCAAGGTGCTGTCCCTACGACTCAGCCAGCTCGATGCGGATCTGGAAGCCCGCTTGCAGAAGGCACTTGATACCGGCGAACTGAAACCCGATACCGATCTCGCTGCACTGGCCATGCTCGCGTCATCGCTGCTGCACAGCATCTCGATCCGCGCCCGGGCCGGTAAATCCCGCGAGGAACTGACCGCTCAGGCACGCAACGCCGTCAGCGTCATCTGTGGCTGA
- a CDS encoding LysR family transcriptional regulator, translating into MDVFQTMRFFIAVAQSGSFTAAAELLDTNTTNVSKAVSALEARLHTRLINRTTRRLALTEAGVRYLERCEKILDDLREADEEAGTAQTLPVGRLKIHTMSAIGNHYVIDAIARYREIHPTVMFDLSLTNRVPDLLEEGFDMSIVLARDLPDSGFVAQRLGITYSILCASPGYVAKRGLPKSPGELCEHECLRIVNTVMPVENWTFEGPQGMETITIPLSPFHINTADGMTIAIKKGMGIGIQPIASAVDGLRAGTLVRVLPEYRLEELNLFAIYPSRKFVDAKIKTWVEFLKQSIPELLASDEEVVGAKQA; encoded by the coding sequence ATGGACGTTTTCCAGACCATGCGCTTCTTCATCGCAGTCGCCCAAAGCGGCAGCTTCACCGCCGCTGCCGAATTGCTGGACACCAACACCACCAACGTCTCCAAAGCCGTTTCCGCCCTCGAAGCACGCCTGCACACACGCCTGATCAACCGCACCACCCGCCGCCTGGCCCTGACCGAGGCCGGTGTGCGCTACCTGGAACGCTGCGAAAAAATCCTCGATGACCTGCGCGAAGCAGACGAAGAAGCCGGTACCGCCCAGACCCTGCCCGTCGGCCGCTTGAAGATTCACACCATGTCGGCCATCGGCAACCACTATGTGATCGACGCGATTGCCCGCTATCGCGAGATTCATCCGACAGTGATGTTCGACCTGAGCCTGACCAACCGCGTGCCGGACCTGCTCGAAGAAGGCTTCGACATGTCCATCGTGCTGGCCCGCGACCTGCCCGATTCCGGCTTCGTCGCCCAACGCCTGGGCATCACCTACAGCATCCTCTGCGCCTCACCTGGATACGTGGCAAAACGCGGTCTGCCCAAGTCGCCCGGCGAACTCTGCGAACACGAGTGCCTGCGGATCGTCAACACGGTGATGCCGGTGGAGAACTGGACCTTCGAAGGCCCCCAAGGCATGGAAACCATCACCATTCCCCTGTCGCCGTTTCATATCAACACCGCCGATGGCATGACCATCGCGATCAAAAAAGGCATGGGGATAGGCATTCAACCGATTGCATCAGCCGTGGATGGCTTGAGGGCGGGAACTCTGGTGCGGGTGTTGCCGGAATACCGGCTGGAGGAGTTGAACCTGTTCGCGATCTATCCGTCGCGCAAGTTCGTCGATGCGAAGATCAAGACGTGGGTTGAGTTTTTGAAGCAGTCGATCCCGGAACTGCTGGCATCGGATGAAGAAGTCGTTGGAGCAAAACAGGCGTGA